A region from the Nocardioides coralli genome encodes:
- a CDS encoding sensor histidine kinase, whose amino-acid sequence MDVEARRRGLPGDDRGPSPLLVQGAFVLMLAVDLVSTSVLGSGSLLDVHVGLAFLIAVSVLVACWLVPWRQLPHAAVAVLPLLDLVALGLTRIGLPGTGSDILCVLPALWLGREFHYRGALVAGVGVVAGMSVPWMVLLGPVEGNVASALLAPALAALAALLLAAGTHHVRRRDEEVEQHRRFNAAILDTVDVGLVLLDRDGAYQSMNRRHDDFMRLAFPEGHSGYAGQLGQVYGEDGRHLLAREEMPSYRAMQGEEFDDCRIWVGGDPLTSRALSVSARTVHDETGAFAGAALAYKDVTDFMRALEVKDEFVASVSHELRTPLTSIRGYADLLMDRDDLPDDATRALTVVLRNSERLGRLVADLLQSAQFELGSVHVVRTRGDLAALVRDAVSAAGPAAASSQLELSYVGPERLVMMMDQVRMRQVVDNLVSNAVKYTPPHGRVEVGLSVDGARIELSVSDTGIGIDPADRDRLFTRFFRTRHAEEQNVQGVGLGLSITKSIVESHGGRIEVDSEVGRGSTFRVRMPFTGSMAAEA is encoded by the coding sequence GTGGACGTGGAGGCTCGGCGCCGGGGTCTGCCCGGCGACGACCGCGGTCCCTCACCGCTGCTGGTGCAGGGGGCGTTCGTCCTCATGCTGGCGGTCGACCTCGTCTCGACGTCCGTCCTCGGGTCGGGGAGCCTGCTCGACGTCCACGTGGGGCTGGCCTTCCTGATCGCGGTGTCGGTGCTCGTGGCGTGCTGGCTGGTGCCGTGGCGACAGCTGCCGCACGCCGCTGTCGCGGTGCTGCCGCTGCTCGACCTCGTGGCTCTCGGGCTGACCCGGATCGGGCTCCCGGGGACGGGGTCGGACATCCTCTGCGTGCTGCCGGCGCTCTGGCTCGGCCGTGAGTTCCACTACCGCGGGGCGCTGGTCGCCGGGGTAGGGGTGGTGGCCGGCATGAGCGTCCCGTGGATGGTGCTGCTCGGTCCGGTCGAGGGCAACGTGGCCAGCGCGTTGCTCGCCCCGGCGCTCGCCGCGCTCGCGGCGTTGCTGCTCGCGGCGGGGACCCACCACGTGCGGCGCCGTGACGAGGAGGTCGAGCAGCACCGGCGGTTCAACGCCGCCATCCTCGACACCGTCGACGTCGGGCTGGTCCTCCTGGACCGTGACGGCGCCTACCAGAGCATGAACCGGCGACACGACGACTTCATGCGCCTCGCCTTCCCGGAGGGCCACTCCGGGTACGCCGGTCAGCTCGGCCAGGTCTACGGCGAGGACGGGCGGCACCTCCTCGCCCGCGAGGAGATGCCCTCCTACCGGGCGATGCAGGGCGAGGAGTTCGACGACTGCCGCATCTGGGTCGGCGGCGACCCGCTGACGTCACGGGCCCTGTCGGTCTCGGCGCGCACCGTCCACGACGAGACGGGAGCCTTCGCCGGTGCCGCGCTCGCCTACAAGGACGTCACCGACTTCATGCGGGCGCTGGAGGTCAAGGACGAGTTCGTCGCCTCGGTCTCGCACGAGCTGCGGACACCCCTCACCTCCATCCGGGGGTACGCCGACCTGCTCATGGACCGCGACGACCTCCCGGACGACGCGACCCGCGCGCTGACGGTGGTGCTCCGCAACTCCGAGCGCCTGGGTCGCCTGGTCGCGGACCTGTTGCAGAGCGCTCAGTTCGAGCTGGGATCGGTCCACGTGGTGCGTACCCGCGGCGACCTGGCAGCGCTCGTGAGGGACGCGGTGTCAGCCGCCGGCCCGGCGGCGGCCTCCTCGCAGCTGGAGCTGTCCTATGTGGGTCCGGAGCGACTGGTGATGATGATGGACCAGGTGCGGATGCGCCAGGTGGTCGACAACCTGGTCTCCAACGCGGTCAAGTACACCCCGCCGCACGGACGGGTGGAGGTGGGCCTGAGCGTGGACGGTGCCAGGATCGAGCTGTCGGTCAGCGACACGGGCATCGGCATCGACCCGGCAGACCGGGACCGGCTGTTCACGCGGTTCTTCCGCACGCGGCACGCCGAGGAGCAGAACGTGCAGGGTGTCGGCCTGGGCCTGTCGATCACCAAGTCGATCGTCGAGAGCCACGGGGGCCGGATCGAGGTCGACAGCGAGGTCGGGCGCGGCAGCACGTTCCGCGTCCGGATGCCCTTCACGGGCAGCATGGCCGCGGAGGCCTGA
- a CDS encoding Fur family transcriptional regulator produces the protein MPEQPLRLTRQRQAVAEALENVPDFRSAQEVHEMLRSGGSTIGLATVYRTLQLLADHDQVDVIRSAEGEASYRRCSGSHHHHLVCRSCGATVEVEGPAVERWTRATAEEHGYADVSHTLEIFGVCRRCSDH, from the coding sequence ATGCCTGAGCAGCCGCTGCGGCTCACGCGACAGCGACAGGCCGTCGCCGAGGCGCTGGAGAACGTGCCCGACTTCCGCTCCGCACAGGAGGTCCACGAGATGCTGCGGTCCGGCGGCAGCACGATCGGCCTGGCGACCGTCTACCGCACCCTGCAGCTGCTGGCCGACCACGACCAGGTGGACGTGATCCGCTCGGCCGAGGGCGAGGCGAGCTACCGCCGGTGCTCGGGCAGCCACCACCACCACCTCGTCTGCCGATCGTGCGGTGCCACCGTGGAGGTCGAGGGGCCGGCCGTCGAGCGGTGGACCCGCGCGACCGCGGAGGAGCACGGGTACGCCGACGTGAGCCACACCCTGGAGATCTTCGGCGTCTGCCGCCGGTGCAGCGACCACTGA
- a CDS encoding metal ABC transporter permease, which produces MIDLLSHPFMLRALVAAAVTGLAAPAIGTYLVQRRLALLGDGLGHVAVTGVAAGLLTGTSPVWSAVVVAVIGAVLVEVIRERGHTSGDVALALLFYGGLAGGVLIIGLAGQGAAELQAYLFGSVTSVSAEEVWVTVALAAVVVAVSLGLLPQLFAVAQDQEFAQVAGVRIRLYNVLVAVLAAVTVTVAMRTVGLLLVSALMVVPVATAQQLTRSFRSTLGLAMVLGLGAAVGGLMLAAYLSFRVTVSPGPTIVLLALAGFVAAWPLGLWVRSREVAHA; this is translated from the coding sequence GTGATCGACCTGCTCTCCCACCCCTTCATGCTCCGGGCGCTCGTGGCGGCGGCCGTCACCGGCCTGGCGGCCCCGGCGATCGGTACCTACCTCGTGCAGCGTCGCCTCGCCCTGCTCGGCGACGGGCTGGGGCACGTGGCGGTGACGGGCGTGGCCGCCGGACTGCTGACCGGGACCTCGCCGGTCTGGTCGGCAGTGGTGGTCGCCGTCATCGGTGCGGTCCTGGTCGAGGTCATCCGGGAGCGCGGCCACACCAGCGGGGACGTCGCCCTGGCGCTGCTCTTCTACGGCGGGCTCGCCGGCGGTGTGCTGATCATCGGCCTGGCAGGCCAGGGCGCGGCCGAGCTGCAGGCCTACCTCTTCGGCTCCGTCACCAGCGTGTCCGCCGAGGAGGTCTGGGTGACCGTCGCCCTCGCCGCGGTCGTGGTGGCGGTCAGCCTCGGTCTGCTCCCCCAGCTCTTCGCCGTGGCCCAGGACCAGGAGTTCGCCCAGGTCGCCGGCGTCCGCATCCGGCTCTACAACGTGCTCGTCGCCGTGCTGGCCGCCGTCACCGTGACGGTCGCCATGCGCACCGTGGGCCTGCTGCTGGTCTCGGCCCTGATGGTGGTGCCGGTCGCCACGGCCCAGCAGCTCACCCGGTCCTTCCGCAGCACCCTCGGGCTGGCGATGGTGCTGGGCCTGGGCGCCGCCGTCGGTGGTCTCATGCTGGCGGCGTACCTGTCCTTCCGCGTGACCGTCTCCCCCGGCCCCACCATCGTGCTGCTGGCGCTGGCCGGGTTCGTCGCCGCCTGGCCCCTCGGGCTGTGGGTCCGCTCCCGGGAGGTCGCCCATGCCTGA
- a CDS encoding metal ABC transporter ATP-binding protein, with amino-acid sequence MSGEPAVVDARGVSLSLSGRQVLHGVDLTVEPGEFLALMGANGSGKSTLVRALTGLRPLSAGTVSLFGTPLNRFRDWGRLGFVPQRASAASGVPASVREVVAAGRLGRRRPLAPLSRSDRRAIRDALQVVGIEDLARRSVATLSGGQQQRVLIARALAGEPDLFLLDEPTAGVDLPHQQALARSLSVLKERGKAVLLVAHELGPLQALVDRAVVLSHGEVTYDGAPLADDDVHVHHHAQPLRHDHTPHVGSPLDTLQEGAR; translated from the coding sequence TTGAGCGGCGAACCAGCGGTCGTCGACGCCCGAGGCGTCAGCCTGTCCCTCAGCGGACGCCAGGTCCTGCACGGCGTGGACCTCACCGTCGAGCCGGGCGAGTTCCTCGCGCTGATGGGCGCCAACGGGTCCGGGAAGTCGACGCTGGTCCGCGCCCTGACCGGGCTGCGGCCGCTGTCGGCCGGGACCGTCTCGCTCTTCGGCACTCCGCTGAACCGGTTCCGGGACTGGGGACGCCTCGGGTTCGTGCCGCAGCGAGCCAGTGCCGCCTCCGGCGTACCCGCGTCGGTGAGGGAGGTGGTCGCCGCCGGGCGCCTCGGACGGCGCCGGCCCCTGGCGCCGCTCTCGCGATCCGACCGCCGAGCCATCCGTGACGCGCTGCAGGTCGTCGGGATCGAGGACCTCGCTCGTCGCAGCGTGGCGACGCTCTCGGGTGGCCAGCAGCAGCGGGTGCTCATCGCCCGAGCCCTCGCGGGGGAGCCCGACCTGTTCCTCCTCGACGAGCCCACGGCGGGCGTCGACCTGCCGCACCAGCAGGCCCTGGCACGCTCGCTGAGCGTCCTCAAGGAGCGCGGCAAGGCGGTGCTCCTGGTCGCCCACGAGCTCGGTCCGCTGCAGGCCCTGGTCGACCGGGCGGTCGTGCTCTCCCACGGTGAGGTCACCTACGACGGCGCACCGCTGGCCGACGACGACGTGCACGTCCACCACCACGCGCAGCCGCTGCGGCACGACCACACCCCGCACGTCGGCTCGCCGCTCGACACCCTGCAGGAGGGGGCCCGGTGA